The Channa argus isolate prfri chromosome 14, Channa argus male v1.0, whole genome shotgun sequence genome includes a window with the following:
- the napgb gene encoding N-ethylmaleimide-sensitive factor attachment protein, gamma b translates to MAAQKINEAHEHIAKAEKCLKTSLTKWKPDYDSAASEYAKAAVCFKNAKQYEQAKDAYLKEAEYHTENKTLFHAAKAIEQAGMMMKEQKKMPEAIQYIEKACMMYMENGTPDTAAMALDRAGKLIEPINLEKAVDLYQKAAGVFENEDRLRQAVELLGKASRLLVRLKRLDEAAVAVQKEKNMYKEIENFPMCFKKTTAQVLIQLHRGDYVAADKCVRESYSLPGYSGSEDCIAMETLLQGYDEQDEDQVYRVCNSPLLKYMDNDYAKLAISLRVPGGGGKKKKAPAAPEGGASGAPAAEEEDDYEGGLC, encoded by the exons ATGGCTGCTCAGAAGATTAACGAAGCTCATGAGCATATAGCTAAAGCAGAAAAATG CTTAAAGACAAGTCTGACAAAGTGGAAGCCCGATTATGACAGTGCTGCATCAGAATACGCCAAAGCAG CTGTGTGCTTCAAGAATGCCAAGCAGTATGAACAGGCAAAGGATGCTTACCTGAAGGAGGCTGAATATCACACAGAAAATAAGAC GCTTTTTCATGCTGCAAA GGCTATTGAACAGGCAGGTATGATGATGAAG GAGCAAAAGAAGATGCCAGAAGCCATCCAGTACATAGAAAAAGCCTGTATGATGTATATGGAGAATGGGACACCTGACACTGCTGCTATGGCTCTGGACAGGGCtggaaa ACTGATAGAGCCTATAAATTTGGAAAAAGCTGTGGACCTGTATCAGAAGGCAGCCGGTGTGTTTGAG AATGAGGACCGTCTGCGTCAAGCTGTTGAACTGCTGGGCAAAGCCTCCCGACTTTTAGTAAGGTTAAAAAG GTTGGATGAAGCAGCAGTCGCTgtgcagaaagagaagaacatGTACAAAGAAATCGAGAACTTCCCCATGTGCTTCAAG AAAACAACTGCCCAAGTGCTGATACAGCTTCACAGAGGGGACTACGTTGCAGCTGATAAATGTGTCCGAGAAAGTTACAG TTTGCCCGGCTACAGCGGAAGTGAAGATTGCATTGCAATGGAGACGCTACTGCAGGGCTACGACGAGCAGGACGAGGACCAGGTGTACCGCGTGTGCAACTCACCTTTACTGAAGTACATGGACAATGAT TATGCCAAGCTTGCCATCTCCCTCAGGGTacctggaggaggagggaagaagaaaaaggctcCAGCTGCTCCAGAAGGTGGTGCTAGTGGGGCGCCAGCTGCCGAGGAGGAGGATGATTATGAGGGCGGGCTGTGTTAG
- the rab12 gene encoding ras-related protein Rab-12, whose product MDPRYDIPRRATVGSGGSVNSSPALGAQSRRRKMPPRPADFKLQIIIIGSRGVGKTSLMERYTDDTFCEACKSTVGVDFKIKTVELRGKKIRLQIWDTAGQERFNSITSAYYRGAKGIVLVYDITKQETFDDLPKWMKMIDKYASEEAELLLVGNKLDCETDRIISRQQGERFASRISGMRFCEASAKDNFNVDEIFLKLVDDILSKMPLEIPNKELSNSVLSLQPEPEVPPELHPPRMRCC is encoded by the exons ATGGATCCGAGGTATGACATCCCGCGGAGGGCCACTGTTGGTAGCGGGGGCTCCGTGAACTCGTCCCCCGCGTTGGGGGCTCAGTCTCGCCGCAGGAAGATGCCTCCCAGACCCGCAGATTTTAAACTTCAAATTATCATTATTGGCTCCCGTGGAGTTGGTAAGACCAGCCTCATGGAGAGATATACAGACGACACTTTCTGCGAAGCTTGCAAGTCGACCGTGG GAGTTGACTTCAAAATCAAGACAGTTGAGCTGAGAGGGAAGAAGATCAGACTACAGATATG GGACACTGCTGGCCAGGAGAGATTCAACAGCATCACATCAGCCTACTACAGAGGTGCCAAGGGAATTGTGCTAGTTTATGATATCACTAAGCAGGAAACCTTCGATGATCTTCCCAAATGGATGAAGATGATAGACAAG TATGCCTCGGAGGAAGCAGAGCTTCTCCTGGTTGGAAACAAGCTGGACTGTGAGACCGATCGCATCATCTCCAGACAGCAGGGAGAGAGG TTTGCCTCTAGAATAAGCGGAATGCGCTTCTGCGAAGCCAGTGCCAAGGATAACTTTAATGTTGATGAGATCTTCCTGAAGCTAGTGGATGATATTCTAAGCAAG ATGCCTCTGGAAATTCCTAACAAGGAGCTTTCCAACAGTGTCCTGTCTCTGCAGCCTGAACCGGAAGTTCCTCCGGAGTTGCACCCTCCCCGCATGCGCTGCTGTTGA